A stretch of Carya illinoinensis cultivar Pawnee chromosome 14, C.illinoinensisPawnee_v1, whole genome shotgun sequence DNA encodes these proteins:
- the LOC122294961 gene encoding very-long-chain 3-oxoacyl-CoA reductase 1-like → MIFSRSAMEFQDFILIAACSLGFISLCKTFIRFVKWAWVSFFRPAKNLNEYGSWALVTGSTDGIGKALAFELASEGINLVLVGRNPSKLEATSNEIQEKFAGKVDVKGIVIDFAKLSGKEISNMVEEGIKGLDVGILINNAGMGSPYPMFLHEVESEVLESLVRVNMDAATWVTRAVLPGMLQKKKGAIVNIGSGSSMAVPAFPLGTVYASTKAYLAMFSRCISLEYEQHGIDVQCQVPLYVATKMIRGFKTASLFTPSPEMYSKASIRCIGYEHICTPYWLHSVQWFLIQRLPVAFLNWYMFRFFLKISKRRMESYKYEVSSVNR, encoded by the exons ATGATCTTCAGTCGGTCAGCAATGGAGTTTCAAGATTTCATCCTTATAGCTGCATGTTCTTTAGGCTTCATCTCTCTCTGCAAAACCTTCATCCGATTTGTGAAATGGGCCTGGGTTTCGTTCTTCAgacctgcaaaaaatctcaacGAGTATGGCTCTTGGGCTCTCGTAACTGGCTCCACCGATGGAATCGGCAAAGCCCTTGCCTTTGAGTTAGCTTCGGAGGGCATTAATCTAGTCTTAGTTGGTCGCAACCCTTCAAAACTTGAAGCTACGTCGAACGAAATACAGGAAAAGTTCGCCGGAAAAGTAGACGTAAAAGGTATTGTTATAGACTTCGCGAAATTAAGTGGAAAAGAGATATCAAACATGGTGGAGGAAGGGATTAAAGGGTTAGATGTtggaattttgataaataatgcTGGGATGGGATCTCCTTATCCGATGTTTCTTCATGAGGTTGAATCTGAGGTTTTGGAGAGCCTAGTAAGGGTGAATATGGATGCTGCAACTTGGGTGACGAGAGCTGTGCTTCCGGGCATGCTacagaagaagaaaggagcCATTGTAAACATTGGTTCTGGTTCCTCCATGGCCGTTCCTGCTTTCCCTTTAGGCACTGTTTATGCTTCAACAAAAGC GTATCTGGCGATGTTCTCGAGATGCATTAGTTTGGAATACGAGCAACACGGAATAGATGTTCAGTGCCAG gttCCACTATATGTGGCAACAAAGATGATAAGAGGTTTCAAAACAGCTTCTCTATTCACTCCCTCACCGGAAATGTACAGCAAAGCAAGTATCCGATGCATCGGTTATGAACATATCTGCACACCCTACTGGTTGCATTCTGTGCAGTGGTTTTTAATACAAAGGTTGCCAGTTGCATTTTTAAATTGGTACATGTTTCGGTTCTTCCTTAAAATAAGCAAAAGAAGAATGGAGAGTTATAAATACGAGGTTTCGAGTGTGAACCGCTGA